Sequence from the Clostridium butyricum genome:
AGGCATTAGTTATTTTTGAAAGTACACTGCCTGATGAATTACTTTCTGAAACTCCTGATGAATTTCCAGCTAATTCTGGTAAACTTTCAGCTTCTTCTGTACTTATTAATTCTAAAGTTGACTCTAAGAATTCAACTCCAAATGATATATCTCTACCCATTGCAGTTACATTAGTTGTTACAGTAACTTGAGTTGAAATTGATGGTACTTCAAATCTAATATCTAAAGTCTTTTTACTATCATCTTTGCTTACAACGTCATAGTTTATCTGCTTTCCATTAATAGAAAGTCTTATATTGTTCATTATATCAGTCTGGCTAAAACCTAATGTTATATATTTTTTATCATCTATGATTTCATAGTAACTAACTTTATTAACAGCTCCTCTTGCTGCTTGATATCCAAATGAACTTTCAGTTATTATCTCATTATTAACTCTATAAGTTGTCTTTTTATATTGAGAATTTGTATTAACTGGTGGTGCATTCACAATATCATTTTGTGGATCTTTAATTGTTCCGTTATCATTAATTGATGTATCTGTTGCAGTTTCATCCTCATCATCTTCTTCGTCATCATAGTTGTCTGCATCATCATCTTCCTCTAAAGTACTAGATCTTAATAATACTCTAAATGCTAACCCATCATGATTCTCTATACCAAAATCTGATAAATCAAGATTTGTTGTAACTAAAATTTCATCACTCAATGATCCTATTCTAAATTTAATGTATAACTTATCTGAAGTCTTCTTAACAGTTGAGTAACTTGTCTTATCTCCTTCAACCTTTATTGAAACACCTTTTATTACTGAAGCATTTTTAAATTTTAAAGTTAAATATATTTTATTGTTTTTTACAGTAACAACACTTTCTTTATCTACATACTCTCTTGCATGAGATTCACTATCTGAATCTTCCTTTAATACCTTATTTTTTATTGTATATGTTCCACTATCTAAATCATCATCATCGTCATCACTATCTGATGATGAGCCACTATCACTCCCACTATTTCCTGTATCCTTAATTTCCACTAAAGTAGCACTATCAAAAACTACAGTAAAACTATCATCTGTATCTTTTGTAGATTTACCTGATATATGAATTTTATCACTTAAAGATGTAATCATAAAACTAACATATGTTTTATTATCTTGAGTTTTTACTGAATATGGAGTTGCACTAGTATTTTCATTTAATGTTATTGTTCTTTTATCCATAAAATCAGCCATATTGAACACTAAAGTAGCAAATATGTTTTCATATTTAACTTCTACTGAACTTGACGTATCTAAATATCTAGCACTTTCTGGTATAGTTCCATTTGAACCTGCTACAACCTTATTGTTTATAGAATATATAGCATCTTTCTTTACATTAAGTATCTCTTCTTCTGGAGCTTCTACATCATTACCATTTTCATCTTTTATTGTGGATGTATCCAGTTTAACATCAAAACTTGTAGTGTTAACATAATTTATTTCTTTTATAGTAAGTGTACATCCAACTGATATACTGCTGCTTAAAGAATTTATACTAAAAGAAATAGTTCCTGTCCCATCAGGGTTTTTAACAAAATTAATATCCTTTGTTGTTACTCCATCAACAGTAGCTGATAAGTCACTAAAAGCATCTGCATATTGACTAATATTTAAAGTTAATGTGTAATTTCCATTTTCAACTGTTAATGTACTTTTACTATTTAAATAATTTCCTGCTGCAGAAGTACTAGTTGAATTATCCTTTAAAAATGTACTTTCTATAGTATAAGTCCCATCTGATAAAGTCTTATTTTCTTCCTCTGGATAAGTTTCTCCTGAACCATCATCTGGATTTTCTATATCTTCATCTTTATCATCTAAATCTTCAAAGTATGTGATATTGCTTATAGCAAGATCAAAGTCATGCTGCTTAATTCCCATAGATGGTACTATAGCTGCATAATTACAGTCTACTGTTATATTTATTTCATCTTTTATTGAACCTAATTTAAATTCAGCTATATAGCTTGTATCATCTATATCTGTTCTTTTAGTATCTACTGATACCCCATTCACAGATGCACTTGTTTTTACTACCATATTTGAATCATTTATTACTAATTGTACTGTTATTTTTCCATTCTTTATTTTTATTCTGCTTTTTTCTGTATCTATGTATTTTGCCATTGATGAAGAATCGGATGTTCCTGTTTTATTTGCTGCAAAATCTGCTGTATACATCCCATCTTGTAATTCTTCTTCTATCTCAGGTAATTCTTCCTTAAATTCAACTGTATTTATGACAAAGTCTACAACATGAGTCATTTTCATAGTTTCGCTTATAGTAACAGTCATTCCTAGATTTATTTCATCTTCTATTGACCCTATTTCAAATTCCATTGTAATAACTTTATCTTTTTCTGTTGTATTTACTTCTGCTTCACTGCCATTTACACTAGCAGTTAAATTTCCAATCATACCTGTACTATTATCTATATTAAGTACTAATTTTTTCTTTCCATCTTCTACTTTTAATGTTGAATCTATTATATATTTTTTTAATGTAGATTCTACAAAAGTTCCATCTGTAGATGTTCCTTCTTTATAAACACTATAGTCTACAGAATATATTCCGTCTTCAAAGTTTTCTTCTTCCTCTTCTTCTGGAAGCTCTTCTAAGTATGTAACATCACTTATTAGCAAATCAAAATCATGCTGCTTAATTCCCATTGATGGTATTATAGCTGCATAATTACAGTCTACTGTTATGTTTATTTCATCTTTTATTGAACCTAATTTAAATTCAGCTATATAGCTTGTATCATCTATATCTATTCTTTTAGTATCAACTGATGCTCCATTTACAGATGCACTTGTACTTACTACCATATTTGAATCATTTATTACTAATTGTACTGTTATTTTTCCATTCTTTATTTTTATTCTGCTTTTTTCTGTATCTATGTATTTTGCCATTGATGAAGAATCTGATGTTCCTGTTTTATTTGCTGCAAAATCTGCTGTATACATCCCATCTTCTAAATCTTCTTCAGATAACTGTTCATCTATAATTAAAGAATTTAAATATTCTTCCATTTCAGAATCAATTTCTAAATCCGCATTAGATTCTTCCTTGTTTAATGAATTTAAATATTCTTCTAAGTAGTTTTCCATATCACCATCAATTGTATATGATGGTGTATCCAATTCTTTATCTTCTACTTCTGTATCTGTAGATTCTTCACTATGAGCTTTCTCATCATCTACAGTTTTATCTATCCCCTCTAGATTAACCTCTGTATCCTTATTAATAAGTTCACTAGTTTCATCTTCGTTTTCTTCTAGTTCAATATTTTCTGAATCTACTATATCTTCTAAGTGTATAGTCTCTTCATTTTCATTATTAATTACCAATGTTTCAGTAGCCTGTACAGGTGTTATAAGACCTAAAACAATAGTTAATGATAAAATCATTGACATAATTTTTTTCATGTTAGTTACCCCCTATATTTTCTGTATATTAATTAGTTTTCTTTTTACACTTATCATTAGCTGTTTTTAATGTATAGTGTGTTCCTCCAATAAATAAGCCCATAATAGATGCATATTCTACTATTACTTGTACCTTAGTTGATTTATTACGTGCATCTGTTTCTTTATTCATTTTCAACATGGTTTTTACTATTGAATTATTGCTTAAAGCAAATAATCCAAGTAACATGATTATTATTGAAAGAGTTCTTAATATATATATTCTTATTGAATTAATTCCCTTTATATTAAATAATCTCCTAAATCCATACATTATCATTTTCCAATGTAATCCTATATGTATTGAAATACATATGAATATTAATAATGCTGAATTTTTATGTATACTAGCCCACAGTTGTCTATTCTCTGCTGCTATGCCCTTAAATATAGTAACTGAAATCAATATCCCACTTATTATTACTAATGCAGTTAATACTGCCAATAATATATTAAGTACCACCGAAAATTTAGTGGCAAAATTAAGTTTTGTATCGAAGATTCTAGATGCCATTCCCTTTATCCATCTATAATTAAGAATAAGATGAAGTATAACTAATCCACCAATTATTAATCCTAATTTTTCATGCCAACCTATTCCTGTTATCATAATTTTCATTATGCATATAAAACATATAGTCATTATGATATCTAAACAATATTTAATATGCTGTTTATTCATTTCTTTATCTCCTAAATTAATTAAATTCTCTTATCAATGGAATTTCTGATTTATTCCATAGTTTTTACTCTAAACATAAAATAGTAAAATTTGAATACCATTACTAAAGCTATTAATATTTTTACTATCCATTTATCAACAAAAATTAATGGAAACATCATAATAAAATATGCAAATAATAAAATTCTCCATTTCTGTGCTTTTGTCATTGCTCTGTTTACAACAAAACTCTCTAAATTTTTCTTATACAATGATGTTCCTTTAAACCATTTATCGAGTTTTTCTGAACTTCTAAAGAAGCATATGGATGCCAATAATAAAAACGGTGTAGTTGGTAAAACAGGAAGTATTATTCCTATAAATCCAAATGCTAAAGCTAAAAAACCAGCAAATATATATAGGCCTTTTTTAATCTTATTCATCTGTCATCTCCTTAAAATATATTTTTAATTTCTTTAATTGCAAAATCATTATAAAGTTATTAAGCTTGTATTCAATAAAGCATATGTTTAATTAACTCAATAGGCTTATATAGAATAAGCCTTGGACCTGAAAACCTCATAACATCTTTTACTTTTTCACGCATATCTTTTTTGTAACAATGAATCTTACATTTTCCACAAGTCGTTTTATCATCACCAAACCTACAGTGAGATAGTCTAAAATGAGCATAGTCTAATAATTCCTGACAGTCATCACAAAGCTTATTATTACCTTTATGTTTTTTTCTACAATAAATTTCTATCATAAGTTTAATTACTTGTTTTTCATGATCAACCCTACCTAACTTGCCCATAGCTATCCTCCATATAATATCTCTTGAAATTCATTATCATCTATTTTTCATAAATTTGGAGGACTAGTAACTACTCCTCCAAATTTATTTTTTATTTTCTTTTAAAATATCAGTTTAATACAAGTTTTTTCTTTTCAAGTTTATAAACCTTGTTACATACTGAAGTTGTAGATTTTCTGTGAGATATAAGTATTATTGTTTTTTCTTCACAGTTTTCCTTAATAGATCTTAATATTTCACTTTCATTCAATGTATCTAAATTACTTGTAGGTTCATCTAAAATAAGTACATCACCGTTACTTATAAAGGCTCTTGCAAGTCCTATTCTCTGCTTTTCTCCAGATGAAAGCATTCCTCCAAGTTCACCAGCCTTTGTATCATATCCCTTTGGAAGCTTTTCTATAAAATCATGTATAGATGCCTTTTTAGCAGCTTCTATAACCTCTTCCCTTGATGCATTTAGATTTCCTATTTTTATATTATCTTCTATTGATTCATTAAATAAGTATGTTTCCTGGCTGACTAGTGTCTGGCTTGCTCTTAAAGATTTTGTAGGAATATCTTTAATATTTATGCCGTCTATATCTATTCGTCCAGAATTAACATCCCAGAATCTCATAATAAGTTTTATAAATGTACTTTTTCCTATTCCACTTTCACCAATAAGAGCTATCTTATCACCCTTATTTATATTAATAGAAATATCATCTAATATTTTTTCTTGTCTGCCTGGATATGAAAACTCTACGTCTTTAAACTTTATAGAATTTCCTTCTACTTTTTTGTCTCCAGCTACTTCTTCCACATTAGGTTCTTCATCTAATAATGCAAAAAGTCTTTCTGCACATGCAAATGTATGAAGAAGATTATTTGATAAATTGCTTAATGCAACTACTGGTCCAAATGAAGATGCTACTATAACTACAGCAATAACAATTTCTATAAATGAAATACTGTCAGCAATCAATAATCCAAAACCCGTTCCTACAAAAGTTAATATTGCTAACATTATTGTAAGATCTGTTACACCTCTTATTACACCTTCATGATCTTTTATCTTAGATAAACTTTTATTAAGTTCT
This genomic interval carries:
- a CDS encoding NEAT domain-containing protein; protein product: MKKIMSMILSLTIVLGLITPVQATETLVINNENEETIHLEDIVDSENIELEENEDETSELINKDTEVNLEGIDKTVDDEKAHSEESTDTEVEDKELDTPSYTIDGDMENYLEEYLNSLNKEESNADLEIDSEMEEYLNSLIIDEQLSEEDLEDGMYTADFAANKTGTSDSSSMAKYIDTEKSRIKIKNGKITVQLVINDSNMVVSTSASVNGASVDTKRIDIDDTSYIAEFKLGSIKDEINITVDCNYAAIIPSMGIKQHDFDLLISDVTYLEELPEEEEEENFEDGIYSVDYSVYKEGTSTDGTFVESTLKKYIIDSTLKVEDGKKKLVLNIDNSTGMIGNLTASVNGSEAEVNTTEKDKVITMEFEIGSIEDEINLGMTVTISETMKMTHVVDFVINTVEFKEELPEIEEELQDGMYTADFAANKTGTSDSSSMAKYIDTEKSRIKIKNGKITVQLVINDSNMVVKTSASVNGVSVDTKRTDIDDTSYIAEFKLGSIKDEINITVDCNYAAIVPSMGIKQHDFDLAISNITYFEDLDDKDEDIENPDDGSGETYPEEENKTLSDGTYTIESTFLKDNSTSTSAAGNYLNSKSTLTVENGNYTLTLNISQYADAFSDLSATVDGVTTKDINFVKNPDGTGTISFSINSLSSSISVGCTLTIKEINYVNTTSFDVKLDTSTIKDENGNDVEAPEEEILNVKKDAIYSINNKVVAGSNGTIPESARYLDTSSSVEVKYENIFATLVFNMADFMDKRTITLNENTSATPYSVKTQDNKTYVSFMITSLSDKIHISGKSTKDTDDSFTVVFDSATLVEIKDTGNSGSDSGSSSDSDDDDDDLDSGTYTIKNKVLKEDSDSESHAREYVDKESVVTVKNNKIYLTLKFKNASVIKGVSIKVEGDKTSYSTVKKTSDKLYIKFRIGSLSDEILVTTNLDLSDFGIENHDGLAFRVLLRSSTLEEDDDADNYDDEEDDEDETATDTSINDNGTIKDPQNDIVNAPPVNTNSQYKKTTYRVNNEIITESSFGYQAARGAVNKVSYYEIIDDKKYITLGFSQTDIMNNIRLSINGKQINYDVVSKDDSKKTLDIRFEVPSISTQVTVTTNVTAMGRDISFGVEFLESTLELISTEEAESLPELAGNSSGVSESNSSGSVLSKITNAFSSNKTNSEDKLVVEEEAAKDLASLAKEYFKKYTVTNEIVSDSAIGRTMARKYLNQTSIIEDIDGQLYATITFSSSGSMGNFKIEVNGEVVEHTVPLNDMANELISLRFPINNVNDDIKAYIYINPMRMNINFGIKFLEDSMILIEEGTVGEEGNIESSSLADTLSQVNESSKDSKEQTSAVKIAASTSVMVIVLNQVISALGVLLKRIKAKSLLRKIAEK
- a CDS encoding DUF4405 domain-containing protein; the protein is MNKQHIKYCLDIIMTICFICIMKIMITGIGWHEKLGLIIGGLVILHLILNYRWIKGMASRIFDTKLNFATKFSVVLNILLAVLTALVIISGILISVTIFKGIAAENRQLWASIHKNSALLIFICISIHIGLHWKMIMYGFRRLFNIKGINSIRIYILRTLSIIIMLLGLFALSNNSIVKTMLKMNKETDARNKSTKVQVIVEYASIMGLFIGGTHYTLKTANDKCKKKTN
- a CDS encoding ABC transporter ATP-binding protein, with protein sequence MKRRSGFQIMARLIVELKPLAPVMLITIGMGVLGFLAAIAIATFGAVALGVLIGEVTSFTFKSAVIVMIVCAVLRGLFRYCEQLSGHYIAFKILVILRDKIFTVLRRLAPAKLEGKEKGNLISLITSDIELLEVFYAHTIAPITIAIITNTIISIILFRINPWFGILGAVFFLIVGFAIPYLSSKMAKEAGVEYRNNFGQSNSYILDSLRGLKEILLFNGGQRRLNSINEKSRELNKSLSKIKDHEGVIRGVTDLTIMLAILTFVGTGFGLLIADSISFIEIVIAVVIVASSFGPVVALSNLSNNLLHTFACAERLFALLDEEPNVEEVAGDKKVEGNSIKFKDVEFSYPGRQEKILDDISININKGDKIALIGESGIGKSTFIKLIMRFWDVNSGRIDIDGINIKDIPTKSLRASQTLVSQETYLFNESIEDNIKIGNLNASREEVIEAAKKASIHDFIEKLPKGYDTKAGELGGMLSSGEKQRIGLARAFISNGDVLILDEPTSNLDTLNESEILRSIKENCEEKTIILISHRKSTTSVCNKVYKLEKKKLVLN
- a CDS encoding YbaN family protein, with the translated sequence MNKIKKGLYIFAGFLALAFGFIGIILPVLPTTPFLLLASICFFRSSEKLDKWFKGTSLYKKNLESFVVNRAMTKAQKWRILLFAYFIMMFPLIFVDKWIVKILIALVMVFKFYYFMFRVKTME
- a CDS encoding nitrous oxide-stimulated promoter family protein, which encodes MGKLGRVDHEKQVIKLMIEIYCRKKHKGNNKLCDDCQELLDYAHFRLSHCRFGDDKTTCGKCKIHCYKKDMREKVKDVMRFSGPRLILYKPIELIKHMLY